From the genome of Miscanthus floridulus cultivar M001 chromosome 10, ASM1932011v1, whole genome shotgun sequence, one region includes:
- the LOC136484944 gene encoding uncharacterized protein — translation MLKADKYKNEPPNALELLKEMHYSKKKGFAPAVQSLIAEIEEKLNEPVDDGLQPKDVTDVISKALVQKTKKSRFLVNVGLQSNATRVSAEHDLEEELVVEKQTSSDLREVVKAQQQQMEEMMKKFQEAEAARAKQEEESKKRQADIDALIKTLMSMVLGCQATQ, via the exons ATGTTGAAG gCGGACAAGTACAAAAACGAACCACCAAATGCACTGGAACTATTAAAAGAGATGCACTACAGCAAAAAGAAAGGATTTGCTCCTGCAGTTCAATCTCTTATT GCTGAAATAGAGGAGAAGCTGAATGAACCTGTAGATGATGGTCTTCAACCAAAGGATGTGACTGATGTGATCTCTAAGGCTCTTGTTCAGAAAACTAAGAAGAGCAGGTTTCTTGTAAATGTGGGGCTCCAAAGCAATGCCACACGTGTTAGTGCTGAGCATGACCTAGAAGAGGAACTGGTGGTGGAGAAACAAACATCAAGTGATCTTAGGGAGGTTGTCAAGGCTCAACAACAGCAAATGGAAGAAATGATGAAGAAATTCCAGGAGGCAGAAGCAGCTAGGGCTAAGCAAGAAGAGGAGTCGAAGAAAAGGCAAGCTGACATTGATGCACTGATCAAGACTTTGATGTCCATGGTTCTAGGATGCCAAGCAACACAGTAA